From Rhodopseudomonas palustris:
CGAGTTTGTCGAGGCTCAGGACATGCAGTCCGGCAACGCTGCCGAAGCTGCGGTGTCGGTCGATCAGCCGTCCTTCGTCCAGCCGTCCTTCGAGGCCGCCGAGGAGCCGGCCGCGGATGTCGACGCGATGCTGGACCTGGTGGCGATGGAAATGTCGGCGCCGCAGCCGCCCGAGCCCGGCGAACTCGAAGCCGCGGCCGCCGCCGCACAGGCCGAGGCCGAACAGGCGGCCGCCGCCAGCCTGATCGCTGGCGAACCGTCCGAGATCGAAAGCCTCGCGGCCGCAGTGGCAGCTCCGCACGATGCCGCGGACGCCGATTCCTCCATAGCGGCGACGGCGCCCTCCATCGATGTGGCGAGCTTCGAGATCGGCGAGCGCGACGACCGCCTCGACACGCCGCAGCCCATGGCTGATGCGTCGATGGCTGATGCGTCGATGTCGGCGTCCGGGATGACTCACGCCGTCGCGCCCGCAATGGCAATGGCCGCAACGAGCGAAGCAGCTCCTGCCATGGCTCCCCCTGCCATGGCGATGGCTGCCCCTGCGCCGGCATCGCCGTCGCTCGGCGCCGCCCTGCTCGCCAGCGGCCTTATCGGCCATCCGATCCAGTCCCGCAGCGACGTGCTGGCGCCGTTGCGACGGATGAGCCAGGCCGAGAAGGTGGCGTTCTTCTCCTGAACCGCGCCTCGCCGGGAGCGGGGTGACGCTTTCGAATCGTTTCCCGCTCGATAGCTGTGCTGACTTCGATAGAATTTTGGCACTGCCGGTCCGGGACGCTCACCACCGGCACAACCTCATGGTGAGGAGGCGCGAAGCGCCGTCTCGAACCATGCCCAGTCGGCACTGCGTCGCCGCATCCTTCGAGACGCCCGGCTTCGCCGGGCTCCTCAGAGCCTGACCGAAAACGCAGGGCGCAAGATCATCGCCCTATCCCCGTCATTGCGAGCGAAGCGAAGCGAAGCAATCCAGTGCGCCGAGCACGAGATTCTGGATTGCTTCGTCGCTTCGCTCCTCGCAATGACGAACTTGGTCTAAGCGATCAGCTTCGCGAACAGGTCGGCGTCGACGTTTCCGCCCGACAGCACGATCGCGATGGTCTTGCCGCGGGCATCGATATGCCCGGCCAGCAGCGCCGCCAGCGCCACCGCGCCGCCGGGCTCGACCACCAGCTTCAATTCGCGAAACACGAAGGCCACGGCTCTGGCCACCTCGGCGTCGGATGCGGTGACGCCACGTGTCAGAAGCTGCTGATTGATCGCGAAGGTGAGTTCGCCGGGGATCGACGCCATCAGCGCGTCGCAGATGGTGCGGCCCTCTGCCTTGTGCGGCTCGCGGCGGCCGGCGGCGATCGAGCGGGCGTGATCGTCGAACGCCTCCGGCTCGGCCGACATCACCGCGGCTTCCGGAAAGCGCGTCGTCACCGCGACCGCGGTGCCGGCGACGAGGCCGCCGCCGGAGGCCGGCGCGACCACGATATCCGGCACGACGCCGAGCGCGGCGAGGTCTGCGGCGATCTCGCGGCCAACTGTCCCCTGCCCCGCGATCACCTTGGCGTCGTCATAGGGCGGCACCAGCGTCGCGCCGCGGGAGCTTGCGATATCGCGCGCGATCGCCTCGCGGTCCTCGCGGTCGCGATCGTACAGCACCACCTCGGCGCCGTAGCCCTTGGTGCGCTCGCGCTTCGACGCCGGCGCATCGGCCGGCATCACGATGGTGGCGCGCATGCCGAGGATCTGCGCCGCAGCAGCCACGCCCTGGGCGTGATTGCCGGACGAGAACGCCACCACGCCGCCGCCCCGCGCCGCCTGCGGGATCGACGACAGCTTGTTGAAGGCGCCGCGAAACTTGAACGAGCCGGTCCTCTGCAGCATCTCCGGCTTCAGAAAGACGCGGGCCCCGGTGGCGGCGTCGAGCGCCGGCGAGGTCAGCAGCGGCGTGCGCACCGCATAGGGCGCGAGCACATCGGCCGCCGCGTCGATATCCGCGGCGGTGATCGGGAACGAGACTGAATCCATCATGGGCCGACAGTACCGCAGGCCGCTGCAGCGCGGCAATGCACGTTGCCTTGAGCCCAGGCGACTTGCCTGTTCACGCCACCAGACGCCGCGCCTTGGTGTCCGATTCCGCCAGCGCCTGACCGGGGTCCATCATCCAGACCCGGGTGACGTTGTCGATGAAAGCCCGCGCCGAGGCCGCCCAGGTGTGGTCGGCGGCGAAATCGAGGCAGGCGTCGCGCGAGATATTCAGCGCGCCGAGGCAGGCCTGCCGCAGATCGTCGCTGAGCACGCCGACCGGGGCGTCGCCGATCACGTCGCGCGGGCCGGTCACCGGAAACGCCGCGACCGGCACGCCGCTCGCCAGCGCCTCGAGCAGCACCAGCCCGTAAGTGTCGGTCTGGCTCGGAAACACGAAGACGTCGGCGGCGGCATAGACCTGCGCCAGCGCCTCGCCCTGCTTCGCGCCGAGGAACACCGCCTGCGGGAAGTCGCGCTCCAGCGCCGCCCGCGCCGGTCCGTCGCCGACCACCACTTTGGTGCCGGGCAGATCGAGCGACAGGAAGGCTTCGAGATTCTTCTCGACCGCAACCCGGCCGACCGACAGGAACACCGGCCGCGGCAGGCCGAGATCGGCGCCGTCACGCGGATGGAACAAGCCGGCATCAACGCCACGGGGCCACAGCACCACATTGCGGAAGCGGCGCCCGCGCAACTCGTCGGCCAGTGCCGGCGTCGCCGCCATCACCGCGTGGCTGGCGCCGTGAAACCAGCGCAGCAGCGACCACACCCAGGATTCCGGGATCGGCGCCCGCGCCGAGACGTATTCGGGAAACCGGGTGTGAAAGCTGGTGGTGAAGCGCAGGCCGCGCTTGCGGCAATAGCGCCGCGCCGCCAGGCCGATCGGCCCTTCGGTGGCGATATGGATGCAGTCGGCCTGCGCGGCGGTGATCATGCGCGCGACCTTGGCCGGGCTCGGGATCGCGATCCGCAGATCCGGGTAGCTCGGCAGCCGCACCGTCGGAAAGGTCTCCGGCGTCAGGAACGTGACCTCTGCGCCGAGCGACTTCGCCGCCTCGGCCATCATCGTCAGCGTCCGCACCACGCCGTTGACCTGCGGATGCCAGGCGTCAGTCGCGATCAGGATGCGCATCAGGCGGCACGCGCCGCGACCGTCGGCACCGGAAGGTTGCGCTTCAGGGGATCGGTCCAGGTGATGATCTCGAACCGGCCGTCTTCGTGTTCGGCGAGCGCCGTGCAGCTCTCGACCCAGTCGCCGCAGTTCATATAGCGGATGCCGTGATCGTCGCGGATCGCGGCGGTGTGGATGTGGCCGCAGATCACGCCCTCGGTGCCGTGGCGGCGCGCTTCCTGCGCCAGCGTCTGCTCGAACGCGCCGATGTAGTTCACCGCGTTCTTGACCTTGTGCTTGGCCCATTGCGACAGCGACCAGTAAGGCACACCGAACCAGCGCCGCAACGCATTGACGATGCGGTTCAGCCGGATCGCGAGATCGTAGGCCTTGTCGCCGACATGGGCGAGCCAGCGCGCGTTCTGCACCACGAGGTCGAACATGTCGCCGTGGATGACCAGATAGCGGCGGCCGTCGACCCCGGTGTGGATCGCGGTCTCCGCGACTTCGATGCCGCCGAAATGCGTGCCATAATAGGAGCGCAGGAACTCGTCGTGGTTGCCGGGAATGTAGATCACGCGCGCGCCCTTGCGCGCCTTGCGCAGCAGCTTCTGCGCGAAGTCGTTGTGCGACTGCGGCCAGTACCAGCTCGATTTGAGCGCCCAGCCGTCGATGATGTCGCCGACCAGATAGATCGTATCGGCGTCGTGGACGCGGAGGAAATCCAGCAGCAGATGGGTCTGCGAGCCCCGCGCGCCGAGATGAACGTCTGAAATGAATAGCGTGCGGAAACGTCGTTCCGGACCGTCGTCGCTCATCGGTCTATATCCCATGCCAGGCTGCCCGCGGCAGCGAATGACAATGCGGTGGCTTCACGCCGCCAGCGAGGGGCCGGCTCGTTCGAAGCACACCAGCGTGTAGATGCCGAACGGTTTGATCTTGCGCCGTTCGATCAGGATCGCGTCGCTGTTGGCCTGCGCCCAGGCCTGCAGCCGCGCGAACGGAAACTCCGGACGCAGGCCCAATCCGCGCGTCTTCTGGGCCGCCCAGCGCTCGACCGCGGCGGCGACGCCGACTTCCGAATACAAATGATTGACCAGGATGATGCGGCCGCCGGGCTTCACGACGCGGTGACACTCCGACAGCACCTGTTCGGGATTCTCGACCAGCGTGATCACGAACTGCGCCACGACGCAGTCGAATGTCGCGTCGGCGAACTCCATGGCGTGCGCATCCATCCGGCGCACTTCCTTGACCCAGGGATATCGACCGGTCGCCATCTTGGCCCGGGCCTTCTCCAGCATCGGCGTGCTGAGATCGATCCCGGTGATCTCGGTCGAAGCATCGTAGTCGTCGAACGACAGCCCGGTGCCGACGCCGACTTCGAGGATCTTGCCGCCCTGCGTCCGCGCCTCGGCGGCCGCAGCGCGGCGCCCCTTGACCATCACCGGCCCGCACACCGCGTCGTAGATCGGCGCCCAGCGGGCGTAAGCGGTTTCAACCAGGGATTTGTCGAGGTCAGGCGTCATCTTGGTCCGTCGCGAATCTGGAATTCATCAGTGATTTCCGGATTAACAGCGGAGTGCGACGTTGCTGCGACAACAGGACTCTTGCCCCCTGCGGCGTTCGTCGAAGGGGGAATGGCGGACCAGTCGTGGCTGTTCCGGCCGTGCGGCGGTCGGCGGCGGTTGGAACCGGACCTAGAGATCGAGGACCCGGCGTGGACAGGCCGAGGGCCTGTCCTGTCACCCGGACTCAGCACCCTGCTTGATCAACCCGATATGCGATCGGCTTGAAAGCGTAGTTGTTGGACTGAAGCGCCGAGCAGGCCGTCAGGCCGACGATGAGATCCATTTCGGCACGAAATTTGACGAAGTCACCGGCCCGGCTGAGGGGCGCCTCGACCGTGAACACACCGGTCTGCGGCGCGATCACGACATTCATGAAACAGTTGAACGCCACCGGAATAGCATCCGGGCCGATTCCGAAAGGCGCCAACGCGGCTTCCAGATTCCCGAAGCACCCCTGATGGGGATCTGCATCATGATAGATGATCTTGAACGTTTCTCTCGAACACGGCGTCAGCAGGAAATCATGTCGGCCGACGGTGTCCTCGACGATGCTCAACATGGCATTGCTGCGGTTGGAGTAGATCAGGTCTCCAGTCGTCAGATACAGCTTGCTTGCATAGTCGAGGCTCCGGCCGGACGAAATCACCTCACCGAGATCCTCGGCATTGAACACGACGAGATCGGATACTTGCTCCCCTTCGGGGTCGATCACCGTCAGATGCTCGCCCTTCGCGAGACGAAACGCCGTCCCCGAGCGCGGTGGGATCGTGATCGGAGAGGTCATACGCGCTCCACCGGATTGAACGGACACACCCACTCCTGCTCGGCGACGACGCGGCCGCTGTATTGACGGGCTTCCGAAGTCTCGCCGTGACGCGCAAGCATCGGGTTCGGCGAGCCGGCCAGCGCGACGTCGCGCTCGATGATCTTCGCGCGCAACCTCTCGTAACGGCCCATCTCGCGCAACTGCTCGAACTGGTCGTGAAGGTTAAACACCAGCACCGGCCGCTCGAACCGGCGCGCGGGGCGACTGGCGTTCGGGTGCAGGCCGACGATGAAGAACGCCTCTTCGCCGAAGCTCAGCGAAAAATGCGGATCGCCCGGATCGCTGCTCACCCGCTCGTCGTGAGGCCTGCCGAGCCAGGTATCCTTGTTGGTGAGACTTTCCGCGCGCGCCCACAGGAACTTCTCGAAGATGCGTTCGTCGATATCGGTCGGGCCCTCGAA
This genomic window contains:
- a CDS encoding UDP-2,3-diacylglucosamine diphosphatase; amino-acid sequence: MSDDGPERRFRTLFISDVHLGARGSQTHLLLDFLRVHDADTIYLVGDIIDGWALKSSWYWPQSHNDFAQKLLRKARKGARVIYIPGNHDEFLRSYYGTHFGGIEVAETAIHTGVDGRRYLVIHGDMFDLVVQNARWLAHVGDKAYDLAIRLNRIVNALRRWFGVPYWSLSQWAKHKVKNAVNYIGAFEQTLAQEARRHGTEGVICGHIHTAAIRDDHGIRYMNCGDWVESCTALAEHEDGRFEIITWTDPLKRNLPVPTVAARAA
- a CDS encoding class I SAM-dependent methyltransferase, with the protein product MTPDLDKSLVETAYARWAPIYDAVCGPVMVKGRRAAAAEARTQGGKILEVGVGTGLSFDDYDASTEITGIDLSTPMLEKARAKMATGRYPWVKEVRRMDAHAMEFADATFDCVVAQFVITLVENPEQVLSECHRVVKPGGRIILVNHLYSEVGVAAAVERWAAQKTRGLGLRPEFPFARLQAWAQANSDAILIERRKIKPFGIYTLVCFERAGPSLAA
- a CDS encoding glycosyltransferase family 1 protein, which gives rise to MRILIATDAWHPQVNGVVRTLTMMAEAAKSLGAEVTFLTPETFPTVRLPSYPDLRIAIPSPAKVARMITAAQADCIHIATEGPIGLAARRYCRKRGLRFTTSFHTRFPEYVSARAPIPESWVWSLLRWFHGASHAVMAATPALADELRGRRFRNVVLWPRGVDAGLFHPRDGADLGLPRPVFLSVGRVAVEKNLEAFLSLDLPGTKVVVGDGPARAALERDFPQAVFLGAKQGEALAQVYAAADVFVFPSQTDTYGLVLLEALASGVPVAAFPVTGPRDVIGDAPVGVLSDDLRQACLGALNISRDACLDFAADHTWAASARAFIDNVTRVWMMDPGQALAESDTKARRLVA
- the gntA gene encoding guanitoxin biosynthesis heme-dependent pre-guanitoxin N-hydroxylase GntA, with the translated sequence MTPPSLEDEFRSFIHAADFPCVGAKSALAKGTLHVLVARDLRSNWDDRRIYDGITRVVRGYRADRALFQSFAVIFEGPTDIDERIFEKFLWARAESLTNKDTWLGRPHDERVSSDPGDPHFSLSFGEEAFFIVGLHPNASRPARRFERPVLVFNLHDQFEQLREMGRYERLRAKIIERDVALAGSPNPMLARHGETSEARQYSGRVVAEQEWVCPFNPVERV
- a CDS encoding threonine/serine dehydratase translates to MMDSVSFPITAADIDAAADVLAPYAVRTPLLTSPALDAATGARVFLKPEMLQRTGSFKFRGAFNKLSSIPQAARGGGVVAFSSGNHAQGVAAAAQILGMRATIVMPADAPASKRERTKGYGAEVVLYDRDREDREAIARDIASSRGATLVPPYDDAKVIAGQGTVGREIAADLAALGVVPDIVVAPASGGGLVAGTAVAVTTRFPEAAVMSAEPEAFDDHARSIAAGRREPHKAEGRTICDALMASIPGELTFAINQQLLTRGVTASDAEVARAVAFVFRELKLVVEPGGAVALAALLAGHIDARGKTIAIVLSGGNVDADLFAKLIA
- a CDS encoding urea carboxylase-associated family protein encodes the protein MTSPITIPPRSGTAFRLAKGEHLTVIDPEGEQVSDLVVFNAEDLGEVISSGRSLDYASKLYLTTGDLIYSNRSNAMLSIVEDTVGRHDFLLTPCSRETFKIIYHDADPHQGCFGNLEAALAPFGIGPDAIPVAFNCFMNVVIAPQTGVFTVEAPLSRAGDFVKFRAEMDLIVGLTACSALQSNNYAFKPIAYRVDQAGC